The Hymenobacter oligotrophus genome has a window encoding:
- a CDS encoding redoxin family protein, with amino-acid sequence MSFRRLTLLTAALLLTAAALATTARAQTALVTDFSLTKANNTSLNLSSLASSKAVVVVFTNPACPFSRLYQNRLGALSSSYASRGVEFLFVTAPINIEQTAEALDADKLKVKTSAGPELQYLTDEGLKTAALLGVSKTPEAVVLQPAAGGFVVRYRGAIDDNPQMESYAKDRYLKNALDAVLAGHNAPIAEKRASGCLIKKN; translated from the coding sequence ATGTCGTTCCGACGCCTTACCCTGCTAACTGCCGCCCTGCTGCTTACCGCGGCCGCACTGGCCACCACGGCCCGCGCCCAAACGGCGCTGGTTACCGACTTCTCCCTCACGAAGGCCAACAACACCAGCCTCAACCTTAGCTCCCTGGCCAGCAGCAAAGCCGTGGTGGTGGTGTTCACCAACCCGGCCTGCCCTTTCTCGCGCCTGTATCAAAACCGCCTAGGTGCCCTGAGCAGCAGCTATGCCAGCCGGGGCGTAGAGTTCTTGTTCGTAACAGCGCCTATCAACATCGAGCAAACGGCCGAGGCTCTCGACGCGGACAAGCTGAAGGTGAAAACCTCGGCCGGCCCCGAATTGCAGTACCTCACCGACGAAGGCCTGAAAACCGCCGCTTTGCTCGGCGTCAGCAAGACGCCCGAGGCGGTGGTGCTGCAGCCGGCTGCTGGTGGGTTTGTGGTGCGCTACCGCGGCGCCATCGACGACAACCCGCAGATGGAATCGTATGCCAAAGACCGTTACCTCAAAAACGCCCTCGACGCGGTACTGGCCGGCCACAACGCGCCCATCGCCGAAAAGCGCGCTTCGGGTTGCCTAATCAAGAAGAACTAA
- a CDS encoding 4'-phosphopantetheinyl transferase superfamily protein, whose amino-acid sequence MPLHSLTATPDAALLGLWRLTEPADELLTRLPGEYAAWLPAGRDPERPRQWLAGRALAHELLRELTDAPTLVRTDAGTGQPLVAGLPGAGISLSHSGEWVAALLTPQGRVGIDVEQVRPKARQLATKFLSEAERLDAGPDETKHSLYWSAKETLYKLHSRRRLLFKEHIQLEPFALQAQGTLTGHLLPPHEAPSQHLLRYERLANDCVLTWCVAL is encoded by the coding sequence GTGCCGCTTCATAGCCTCACCGCCACCCCCGATGCTGCTTTGCTGGGCTTGTGGCGCCTTACCGAGCCCGCCGACGAGCTGCTAACGCGCCTGCCCGGCGAATACGCGGCCTGGCTGCCTGCGGGCCGCGACCCGGAGCGCCCGCGCCAGTGGCTGGCCGGCCGCGCCCTGGCCCACGAGCTGCTGCGCGAGCTTACCGACGCCCCCACCCTGGTGCGTACCGACGCCGGCACGGGCCAGCCGCTGGTAGCGGGGCTACCCGGCGCGGGCATATCACTGTCGCACTCGGGCGAGTGGGTGGCAGCCCTGCTCACGCCCCAGGGACGAGTTGGCATAGATGTTGAACAAGTGCGGCCCAAAGCACGCCAACTGGCTACCAAGTTTTTGAGCGAAGCCGAGCGCCTCGATGCCGGCCCCGACGAAACCAAGCACAGCCTATACTGGAGCGCCAAAGAAACCCTTTACAAACTGCACAGCCGCCGCCGCCTTTTATTCAAGGAGCACATTCAGCTCGAGCCCTTTGCCTTGCAAGCGCAGGGCACGCTTACTGGGCACTTGCTCCCGCCCCACGAGGCCCCCTCGCAACACCTGCTCCGCTACGAGCGCCTTGCTAATGATTGCGTACTGACGTGGTGCGTGGCTTTGTAA
- a CDS encoding WD40 repeat domain-containing protein gives MNITQRPQVQKLAQLTGHRDCVYALAGHAAERTFFSSGADGMVASWSIDAPEQDGQLIAKVENSVYALHHEPSRQLLIVGHNYQGVQVINLADKALLHATALPPAPIFDFAYSAQRQRLFVALGDGTLAVLRTTDFGLEHLVRLSDKSLRCLSLNETLGELAVGGSDHRLRILDADTLQLKHTLTAATNSVFTAAYHPTSSLLYSAGRDAHLRVYDATQGYAEVHTVVAHLFAINHLTFSPDARMLATCSMDKSIKLWDADTCRLLRVLDKARHAGHGTSVNRLFWSGRQNRLVSCSDDRSLAVWQVEMSSQ, from the coding sequence ATGAACATCACCCAGCGCCCCCAGGTGCAGAAACTGGCCCAGCTTACCGGCCACCGCGACTGTGTGTACGCCCTGGCCGGGCACGCGGCCGAGCGCACGTTTTTCTCGTCGGGCGCCGATGGCATGGTGGCCAGCTGGAGCATCGACGCGCCCGAGCAGGACGGCCAGCTAATTGCCAAGGTAGAAAACTCGGTGTACGCCCTGCACCATGAACCCAGCCGGCAACTGCTCATTGTGGGCCACAACTACCAAGGCGTGCAGGTGATTAACCTGGCCGATAAAGCCCTGCTGCACGCCACGGCGCTGCCCCCGGCGCCCATCTTCGATTTTGCTTACTCGGCCCAGCGGCAACGGCTGTTTGTGGCCCTCGGCGATGGTACGCTGGCCGTGCTGCGCACCACCGATTTTGGCCTGGAGCACCTCGTGCGCCTTTCCGACAAAAGCCTGCGTTGCCTGAGCCTTAACGAAACCCTCGGTGAGCTGGCAGTGGGCGGCTCCGACCACCGCCTGCGCATCCTCGATGCCGATACGCTGCAGCTTAAGCATACCCTCACGGCCGCTACCAACTCGGTATTTACAGCGGCTTATCACCCCACAAGCAGCCTGCTGTACTCGGCCGGGCGCGATGCCCACTTGCGCGTGTACGATGCCACTCAAGGCTACGCCGAAGTGCACACGGTGGTAGCGCATTTGTTTGCCATCAACCACCTCACCTTCAGCCCCGATGCCCGCATGCTGGCCACCTGCAGTATGGATAAAAGCATTAAGCTGTGGGACGCCGATACCTGCCGCTTGCTGCGCGTATTGGATAAAGCCCGCCACGCCGGGCACGGCACCTCGGTAAACCGGCTGTTTTGGTCGGGGCGGCAGAATAGGTTAGTTTCGTGTAGCGACGACCGCAGCCTGGCCGTGTGGCAGGTTGAAATGAGTAGCCAGTGA
- a CDS encoding DivIVA domain-containing protein, protein MKITALDIRQKTFERAFRGVDKDEVEGFLLTLSQQWERMTDENRELRRQLEQAQHDVQRMREVETSLYRTLKTAEDTSTNMVEQAQKSADQKLREAQGMAEQILAEARQKARSVVDDAYQQAEQALADMQGEVNHLGQEHQRLEGLYDTLVRDLQQLTGSVQEKVDQAKQRPRGAVAAILSKAASVKVKREEPTSPATEPAMYVSAPSASSAAYIPSAAPATGGSAFDGGGAPTSRPIGPQPGRQNQPGEPAHAPGPEIDPMRPSENPGISEPSRISVPDPVRVPSPDAPRIEPTAPDIQPIGPGSPEITQPSPATHPGMAAVAETEKSFFDEI, encoded by the coding sequence ATGAAAATTACCGCTCTCGATATCCGCCAGAAAACGTTTGAGCGCGCCTTTCGGGGTGTTGATAAAGACGAGGTAGAAGGCTTCCTGCTCACGCTTTCGCAGCAGTGGGAGCGGATGACCGACGAAAACCGCGAGCTGCGCCGCCAGCTTGAGCAAGCCCAGCACGATGTGCAGCGCATGCGCGAAGTGGAAACCTCGCTGTACCGCACCCTCAAAACCGCCGAAGACACCAGCACCAACATGGTGGAACAGGCGCAAAAATCGGCCGACCAAAAGCTGCGCGAAGCCCAGGGCATGGCCGAACAGATTTTGGCCGAAGCCCGGCAAAAGGCCCGCTCGGTGGTAGACGACGCCTACCAGCAGGCCGAGCAGGCCCTGGCCGACATGCAGGGCGAGGTAAACCACCTAGGGCAGGAGCACCAACGCCTCGAGGGCTTGTACGATACCCTCGTGCGTGACTTGCAGCAACTCACCGGCAGCGTGCAGGAAAAGGTAGACCAAGCCAAGCAGCGCCCCCGCGGTGCCGTGGCCGCTATCCTTTCGAAGGCCGCAAGCGTAAAGGTTAAACGCGAGGAACCCACCTCGCCCGCAACCGAACCTGCCATGTACGTGTCCGCCCCTTCCGCTTCATCTGCCGCCTACATTCCGTCGGCTGCCCCCGCCACGGGTGGCAGCGCGTTCGACGGCGGCGGCGCACCCACCAGCCGCCCCATTGGCCCGCAGCCCGGCCGCCAAAACCAGCCCGGCGAGCCGGCCCACGCGCCCGGCCCCGAAATCGATCCGATGCGCCCGAGCGAAAACCCGGGCATCTCGGAGCCTTCGCGCATCAGCGTGCCCGATCCGGTGCGCGTGCCCTCGCCCGATGCGCCGCGCATCGAGCCCACCGCCCCCGACATTCAGCCCATCGGCCCCGGCAGCCCCGAAATCACGCAGCCTTCGCCGGCTACGCACCCGGGCATGGCCGCCGTTGCCGAAACCGAGAAGTCGTTTTTCGATGAAATTTAG
- the folB gene encoding dihydroneopterin aldolase, producing MGLIALEGLEFFAFHGYYDEEQKIGNKYGVDLRVRTNLYRAGSTDHLSETVNYEVLYRMVAEEMQAPARLLEHLAHRIIDRILHEFGHVRWVEVSVSKFNPPVGGICQRARVTLKRKRPAPAL from the coding sequence ATGGGCCTTATTGCGCTTGAAGGACTGGAGTTTTTTGCCTTCCACGGCTACTACGACGAAGAACAGAAAATCGGAAACAAGTACGGGGTAGACCTGCGCGTGCGCACCAACTTGTACCGCGCCGGCAGCACCGACCACCTTTCCGAAACCGTGAACTACGAGGTACTCTACCGCATGGTGGCCGAAGAAATGCAAGCCCCGGCCCGCCTGCTCGAGCACCTGGCCCACCGCATCATCGACCGCATTTTGCACGAGTTTGGCCACGTACGCTGGGTTGAGGTCAGCGTATCCAAGTTCAACCCACCGGTGGGCGGCATTTGCCAGCGCGCCCGCGTTACGCTCAAGCGCAAGCGCCCCGCTCCAGCTCTGTAA
- a CDS encoding BlaI/MecI/CopY family transcriptional regulator, which yields MSKKNIPRPTESELEILQVLWQHGPNTVRFVNDELSKRRDVGYTTTLKLLQLMHEKGIVTRDDSSRTHVYRAALREQETQGMLIDRLLDAAFGGSALKLVQQALGNRQTSREELDQIRNLLDSIDNQTPTTDPDELA from the coding sequence ATGAGTAAGAAGAACATACCGCGCCCGACGGAATCGGAGCTGGAAATTTTGCAGGTGCTGTGGCAGCATGGCCCCAACACCGTGCGCTTTGTAAACGACGAACTGAGCAAGCGCCGCGACGTGGGCTACACCACCACGCTGAAGCTGCTGCAGCTGATGCACGAAAAAGGCATCGTAACCCGCGACGACTCGAGCCGCACCCACGTGTACCGCGCCGCCTTGCGCGAGCAAGAAACCCAAGGCATGCTCATCGACCGCCTGCTCGATGCCGCCTTTGGTGGCTCGGCCCTGAAGCTGGTGCAGCAGGCCCTCGGCAACCGCCAAACCAGCCGCGAGGAGCTCGATCAAATCCGCAACTTGCTCGACAGCATCGACAACCAAACCCCAACCACCGACCCCGATGAATTGGCTTGA
- a CDS encoding M56 family metallopeptidase, whose amino-acid sequence MNWLENLLTPALVRAVGYTILHSLWQGAVVAIALAGLLLLLRRHSPQVRYGATAAALGLVVLLAAVTFVRYYLTALPGASTGPVTAVVMVSDAVGAQSNANGAAILAQEGPLSAKVVLRYLEQHLPLLVTLWFMGLLTMTLRMLGGLAYVQRLRHYGTQPLGLAWQNRLANLAERAGLKRPVALMESSMVRVPMVIGHLRPVILLPLGAVAGVSTLQLEAILAHELAHVVRRDYLVNLLQSVAEILLFYHPAVWFLTATLRSERENCCDDVAASLCGDPLVLARALAALAELGLERAVAPRLTMAAVGPKGSLLGRVRRLVQGRTAPTFSEGFMAACVVMAGLVLLSVTAAAALANPRLAAEAPRLLRSAVLKPFMPAAQVALPPVEACPDDAALPAVTAVNDDDDDDKRKRKNKRRADTRVVVVDRNLETRGRRGEPGTVVIEKDKKGRLKELYVNGQRVETGDDDRRGGKAKPNEEVRVIQLPATAHGRHFTPGTYEFRFENGFDEKKLRTQLRHLELSNLPSEGELRVISRDALVSAERALAKARLSGDLSDEERDRIEDELDRLREHRDELRERDAEQRAREAEVHARYNEERVRISEERVRVNEERAREREARAREREAEARERERKYREGEEAFIKELSKEGLISDANSFQLLLNNTRMVVNGKEQSESVRRKFLDLWAKHTGRTMTGSTSLSINRSAGNSNIWISSSDGGATPPVPPAPPAPPRAPRPPRAGVVAPRPPQPPLAPRAPRGPRRSTMVNGVDLGQELRKDNLIADADRSYEFRLNNNEMVVNGKKQSADTATKYRKLLGGDKGGKVDINIVLKED is encoded by the coding sequence ATGAATTGGCTTGAGAACTTGCTAACGCCTGCGTTGGTGCGGGCTGTGGGCTACACCATTCTGCACTCGTTGTGGCAGGGAGCGGTGGTGGCCATTGCGCTGGCCGGCTTGCTGCTGCTGCTGCGCCGCCACTCGCCGCAGGTGCGCTACGGTGCCACGGCCGCCGCCCTCGGGCTGGTGGTGCTGCTGGCCGCCGTTACGTTTGTGCGCTACTACCTCACCGCCCTGCCCGGGGCTAGCACCGGCCCCGTTACGGCCGTGGTAATGGTATCGGATGCAGTGGGGGCGCAAAGCAACGCCAACGGCGCCGCCATACTGGCGCAGGAGGGCCCGCTAAGCGCCAAAGTGGTGCTGCGCTACCTCGAGCAACACCTGCCGCTGCTGGTAACGCTGTGGTTTATGGGCTTGCTCACGATGACCCTGCGCATGCTCGGCGGCCTAGCCTACGTGCAGCGCCTGCGCCACTACGGCACGCAGCCCCTAGGTCTGGCCTGGCAAAACCGCCTGGCCAACCTGGCCGAGCGCGCCGGTCTGAAGCGCCCGGTAGCCCTCATGGAGTCGTCGATGGTGCGCGTGCCGATGGTTATTGGCCACCTGCGCCCGGTAATTCTGCTGCCCCTAGGTGCCGTGGCCGGGGTATCGACGCTGCAGCTCGAAGCTATTTTGGCCCACGAGCTGGCCCACGTAGTGCGCCGCGACTACCTCGTGAACCTGCTGCAATCGGTGGCCGAAATCTTGTTGTTCTACCATCCGGCGGTGTGGTTCCTGACGGCCACGCTGCGCTCGGAGCGCGAAAACTGCTGCGACGACGTGGCCGCCTCGCTTTGCGGCGACCCGCTGGTGCTGGCCCGCGCCCTGGCTGCGCTGGCCGAGCTGGGTCTTGAACGGGCCGTAGCCCCGCGCCTGACGATGGCAGCCGTGGGGCCCAAGGGCTCGTTGCTGGGCCGGGTGCGCCGCCTGGTGCAAGGCCGCACGGCGCCCACTTTCTCCGAAGGTTTCATGGCTGCCTGCGTGGTAATGGCGGGCTTGGTATTGCTGTCGGTTACGGCGGCTGCCGCCCTGGCCAACCCGCGCTTAGCTGCTGAGGCGCCGCGCCTGCTGCGCTCAGCCGTGCTCAAGCCCTTTATGCCTGCCGCCCAGGTTGCGTTGCCCCCCGTGGAGGCATGCCCCGACGACGCTGCTTTGCCCGCCGTGACGGCTGTAAACGACGACGATGACGACGACAAACGCAAGCGCAAAAACAAACGCCGCGCCGACACGCGCGTGGTGGTGGTTGATCGTAACCTCGAAACCCGCGGCCGCCGCGGCGAGCCGGGCACCGTGGTGATTGAGAAAGACAAAAAAGGCCGCCTGAAAGAGCTTTACGTGAACGGACAGCGTGTGGAAACCGGCGACGACGACCGCCGCGGGGGCAAAGCCAAGCCCAACGAAGAGGTGCGCGTAATTCAGCTACCGGCCACCGCCCACGGCCGCCACTTTACGCCGGGTACCTACGAGTTCCGCTTCGAAAACGGCTTCGACGAGAAGAAGCTCCGCACCCAGCTGCGCCACCTCGAGCTAAGCAACCTGCCCTCCGAGGGCGAACTGCGCGTGATTTCGCGCGATGCGCTGGTATCGGCCGAGCGTGCCCTGGCCAAAGCCCGCCTGAGCGGCGACCTGAGCGACGAGGAGCGCGACCGGATTGAGGACGAACTTGACCGCCTGCGCGAGCACCGCGACGAGCTGCGCGAACGCGACGCCGAGCAGCGCGCCCGCGAAGCCGAAGTGCACGCCCGCTACAACGAGGAGCGCGTACGCATCAGCGAAGAACGCGTGCGGGTAAACGAAGAGCGCGCCCGCGAGCGGGAAGCCCGTGCTCGGGAGCGAGAGGCCGAAGCCCGCGAACGGGAACGGAAGTACCGCGAGGGCGAAGAGGCATTCATCAAGGAGCTCAGCAAAGAAGGCCTGATCAGCGACGCTAACTCGTTTCAGCTGCTGCTGAACAACACGCGCATGGTGGTAAACGGCAAGGAGCAGTCCGAGAGCGTGCGCCGCAAGTTTCTGGACTTGTGGGCCAAGCACACCGGTCGCACCATGACGGGTTCTACCTCGCTGTCTATCAACCGAAGCGCGGGCAACTCCAATATCTGGATTTCATCGAGCGACGGCGGCGCAACGCCGCCGGTGCCGCCCGCACCGCCTGCCCCGCCGCGTGCACCCCGGCCCCCCCGGGCCGGCGTGGTAGCCCCGCGGCCGCCGCAGCCTCCTTTGGCACCTAGGGCGCCGCGCGGCCCGCGCCGCAGCACAATGGTAAACGGCGTCGATCTGGGCCAAGAGCTCCGCAAAGACAACCTGATTGCCGATGCCGACCGCAGCTACGAGTTTCGCTTGAACAACAACGAAATGGTGGTGAACGGCAAAAAACAATCGGCCGACACCGCCACCAAATACCGCAAACTGCTGGGCGGCGACAAAGGCGGCAAAGTCGACATTAACATTGTGTTGAAAGAAGACTGA
- a CDS encoding DUF5916 domain-containing protein, whose translation MLTRTLLLCLLALWMQSARAQTPAPAAPAAAKPGKQLQALRIAEPVKLDGLLDEPAWQQAPVASDFVENQPTPGRPEKHKTEVRVLYDDQHLYIGAVMHDISPDSILRELSQRDDINNSDWFGVFLDTYHDKQNGYGFIVTSGGVQLDARYSPANGEDGNWNAVWDSRTAIRGTDWVAELRIPYSAIRFAPATGGVAPVWGLNFARQRQITRQKFFWNELRPEVDGFVNQWGTLHDLRDIKPPLRLSLTPYVSGYVNDNPLNAEGQRRTTTSFNGGADVKWGINESFTLDATLVPDFGQVQSDNQVLNLSPFEVQFAENRQFFTEGTELFNKGNLFYSRRVGATPIGFYQVQAGENEKIIRNPAETRLLNATKVSGRTRKGLGVGVFNALSNDVYATLRHEETGAERTVKTQPFSNYNITVLDQSLKNNSYVSLINTNVTRWGQTYDANVTGGLFRFANKSNSYAVDGRVVYSRRRGNRFGSDEQIDDRDGFKYALSVGKISGAFTWNLSHGIESDRYNPNDLGILFGNNKISQELQLRYNKFKPFWKVNNLSTYLGTYYGLLFSPTRYQAVNVYGGANTTFTKHFISTGFYFELYPVTRDYFEPRQYPLGRYFVRRPANAVVGGYVSSDYRKKLALDLNANLVPYAEDDRLPRPRRFDVSFGLSPRYRVNNQLNFRYSLDWNLNHNQIGYVNGGMSTSEPLDQPFLGQVILGRRNVVTVSNVLQTAYTFTNRMSLTVRTRHYISNVRYRDFARLSPGGDEELVDYRRNRDNTYNAFNIDAVYSWWFAPGSQVSVVWKNAGSTFLQAEKATPLYFDNLSNTINTPHNNSISIKVLYFLDYLALRPRRG comes from the coding sequence ATGCTTACTCGTACGCTATTGCTTTGTTTATTGGCTTTGTGGATGCAGTCGGCGAGGGCGCAAACGCCGGCCCCAGCGGCGCCCGCAGCAGCCAAGCCCGGCAAGCAGTTGCAGGCACTGCGCATTGCCGAGCCCGTGAAGCTCGACGGCCTGCTCGACGAGCCGGCTTGGCAGCAAGCTCCGGTGGCCTCTGATTTCGTGGAAAACCAACCCACACCCGGCCGCCCCGAAAAGCACAAAACCGAGGTGCGCGTGCTCTACGACGACCAGCACTTGTACATCGGCGCCGTGATGCACGACATCTCGCCCGACTCGATTTTGCGCGAGCTCAGCCAGCGCGACGACATCAACAACTCCGACTGGTTTGGGGTATTTCTCGACACGTACCACGACAAGCAGAACGGCTACGGCTTTATCGTAACCTCGGGCGGGGTGCAGCTCGATGCGCGCTACTCGCCCGCCAACGGCGAAGACGGCAACTGGAACGCCGTGTGGGACTCGCGCACCGCCATTCGGGGCACCGATTGGGTAGCCGAGCTGCGCATTCCGTACTCGGCCATCCGGTTCGCGCCCGCTACGGGCGGCGTGGCGCCGGTGTGGGGCCTCAACTTTGCGCGCCAACGCCAGATAACGCGCCAAAAGTTTTTCTGGAACGAGCTGCGGCCCGAAGTAGACGGCTTCGTGAACCAGTGGGGCACCCTGCACGACCTGCGCGACATCAAGCCGCCCCTGCGCCTCTCGCTCACGCCCTACGTGTCGGGCTACGTGAACGACAACCCCCTGAACGCGGAGGGGCAACGGCGCACCACGACTTCGTTCAACGGCGGGGCCGACGTGAAGTGGGGCATCAACGAGAGCTTCACCTTGGACGCGACGTTGGTGCCGGACTTCGGGCAGGTGCAGAGCGACAACCAGGTGCTGAACCTGTCGCCCTTCGAGGTACAATTCGCCGAAAACCGGCAGTTTTTCACTGAAGGTACCGAGCTCTTCAACAAAGGCAACTTGTTTTACTCGCGCCGGGTGGGGGCCACGCCCATCGGCTTTTACCAGGTGCAAGCGGGCGAGAACGAGAAGATCATCCGCAACCCGGCCGAGACGCGCCTGCTCAACGCCACCAAGGTGTCGGGGCGCACGCGCAAGGGCCTGGGCGTCGGCGTGTTCAACGCCCTAAGCAACGACGTGTACGCCACGCTGCGCCACGAGGAAACCGGTGCCGAGCGTACCGTGAAAACCCAGCCCTTCAGCAACTACAACATTACGGTGCTGGATCAGTCGCTGAAAAACAACTCCTACGTTTCGCTCATCAACACCAACGTTACGCGCTGGGGCCAAACCTACGACGCCAACGTCACGGGCGGGCTGTTCCGCTTCGCCAACAAAAGCAACTCGTACGCCGTGGATGGCCGCGTGGTGTACTCGCGGCGCCGCGGCAACCGCTTCGGCTCCGACGAACAAATCGACGACCGCGACGGATTTAAATACGCGCTGAGCGTAGGCAAAATCAGCGGCGCCTTTACCTGGAATCTAAGCCACGGCATCGAGTCGGACCGCTATAACCCCAACGACCTGGGCATTTTGTTCGGCAACAACAAAATCTCGCAGGAGCTGCAGCTGCGCTACAACAAGTTTAAGCCCTTCTGGAAGGTCAACAACCTCTCGACTTACCTGGGCACCTACTACGGGTTGTTGTTTTCGCCGACCCGTTATCAGGCCGTAAACGTGTATGGCGGCGCCAATACCACCTTCACCAAGCACTTCATCAGCACGGGCTTTTACTTCGAGCTGTACCCCGTCACGCGCGATTACTTCGAGCCCCGCCAGTACCCGCTGGGCCGCTACTTCGTGAGACGGCCGGCTAACGCAGTGGTGGGGGGCTACGTTTCGTCGGACTACCGGAAAAAGCTGGCGCTGGACCTGAATGCCAACCTGGTGCCCTATGCCGAAGACGACCGGTTGCCGCGTCCGCGGCGGTTCGATGTCAGTTTTGGCCTCTCGCCGCGCTACCGCGTCAACAACCAACTGAACTTCCGCTACAGCCTCGACTGGAACCTGAACCACAACCAGATCGGCTACGTGAACGGCGGCATGAGCACCAGCGAGCCGCTCGATCAGCCTTTCCTGGGGCAGGTAATCCTGGGCCGACGGAATGTGGTAACGGTATCGAACGTGCTGCAAACGGCCTACACCTTCACCAACCGCATGTCGCTGACAGTGCGTACGCGCCACTACATCAGCAACGTGCGCTACCGCGACTTTGCCCGCCTCTCGCCCGGCGGCGACGAGGAGCTGGTGGACTACCGCCGCAACCGCGACAACACGTACAACGCCTTCAACATCGATGCGGTGTACTCGTGGTGGTTTGCGCCCGGCTCGCAGGTGAGCGTGGTGTGGAAGAACGCCGGCTCCACCTTCCTGCAGGCCGAGAAAGCCACCCCGCTGTACTTCGACAACCTCAGCAACACCATCAACACCCCGCACAACAACTCCATTTCCATCAAGGTGTTGTACTTCCTCGACTACTTGGCCCTGCGCCCCAGGCGCGGTTAG
- a CDS encoding VOC family protein: MKAQRLGAVALLVRDYDEAIAFYTQVLGFELIEDTDQGNGKRWVLVAPPNAAPGTCLLLAKAEGEAQLQAVGNQSGGRVFLFLYTDDFWRDYRAMRERGVHFLEEPRTEAYGTVAVFRDYYGNKWDLLEPRAAQ, translated from the coding sequence ATGAAAGCCCAACGCCTAGGTGCCGTGGCCTTGCTCGTGCGCGACTACGACGAAGCCATTGCGTTTTACACCCAAGTCCTAGGTTTCGAGCTGATCGAAGACACCGACCAGGGCAACGGCAAGCGCTGGGTGCTGGTAGCCCCGCCCAACGCTGCGCCGGGCACCTGCCTGCTGCTGGCCAAGGCCGAAGGCGAAGCGCAACTGCAAGCCGTAGGCAACCAGAGCGGCGGCCGGGTGTTCCTGTTTCTGTACACCGATGACTTTTGGCGCGACTACCGCGCCATGCGCGAGCGGGGCGTGCATTTTTTGGAGGAGCCGCGCACCGAAGCCTACGGCACCGTGGCCGTATTCCGCGACTATTACGGCAACAAGTGGGACTTGCTGGAGCCCCGCGCTGCCCAGTAG
- the meaB gene encoding methylmalonyl Co-A mutase-associated GTPase MeaB, with product MARRLTAEQYTEGLLAGDRLVLSRAITLVESTLASDHALAQQVLGAVLPRTGRSVRIGITGVPGVGKSTFIEALGMYVVEQLGLRLAVLAIDPTSQRSGGSILGDKTRMQHLSAHANAYIRPSPAGRSLGGVARATREALLLCEAAGYDVIFVETVGVGQSETAVHGMVDFFLLLMLAGAGDELQGVKRGIMEMADAVVITKADSGNELAAKRARREYQGALHLFPLGSSGWAPVVRTCSALTGEGVPGVWEELQRYLEHARGNGYFERRRQEQNLQWLHHSIREALEERFYARPAVQQHLGAIREQVMRGEKSAFAAADELLDL from the coding sequence TTGGCCCGACGCCTTACCGCCGAACAATACACCGAAGGCCTGCTTGCCGGCGACCGGCTCGTGCTTAGCCGCGCCATTACGCTCGTCGAAAGCACCTTGGCCTCCGACCACGCGCTGGCCCAGCAAGTACTTGGGGCCGTGCTGCCGCGCACGGGCCGCTCGGTGCGCATCGGCATTACGGGCGTGCCGGGCGTGGGCAAAAGCACCTTCATCGAGGCGCTGGGCATGTACGTGGTAGAGCAGCTGGGTTTGCGCCTGGCCGTGCTGGCCATCGACCCCACCAGCCAGCGCAGCGGCGGCAGCATTCTGGGCGACAAAACCCGCATGCAGCACCTCTCGGCACACGCCAATGCGTACATCCGCCCTTCGCCGGCGGGCCGTTCCCTAGGTGGCGTGGCACGGGCTACTCGCGAGGCCCTGCTGCTGTGCGAAGCCGCCGGCTACGATGTCATTTTCGTTGAAACCGTGGGCGTGGGCCAGAGCGAAACGGCTGTGCACGGCATGGTCGATTTCTTTTTGCTGCTGATGCTGGCCGGCGCCGGCGACGAGCTGCAGGGCGTAAAGCGCGGCATCATGGAAATGGCCGATGCCGTCGTCATCACCAAAGCCGACTCGGGCAACGAGCTGGCCGCCAAGCGCGCCCGCCGCGAATACCAAGGCGCGTTGCACCTGTTTCCGCTGGGTAGCTCGGGCTGGGCGCCGGTGGTGCGCACCTGCTCGGCCCTCACCGGCGAAGGCGTGCCCGGCGTGTGGGAGGAGCTTCAGAGGTACCTCGAGCATGCGCGCGGCAACGGCTACTTCGAGCGCCGCCGCCAGGAGCAAAACCTGCAGTGGCTGCACCACAGCATCCGCGAGGCCTTGGAAGAACGCTTCTATGCCCGCCCCGCGGTGCAGCAGCACCTAGGCGCAATTCGCGAGCAAGTAATGCGCGGCGAAAAATCGGCCTTTGCTGCTGCCGACGAGCTGTTGGACCTGTAA